The Hippocampus zosterae strain Florida chromosome 11, ASM2543408v3, whole genome shotgun sequence genome includes the window tccttAACTCACtctctcccaaagacgtttttaaacgtcttttcagacttagtctagaattggctggtattgaatgagttaatttcttCATCCTAATTAATTTCAGAAGCGCTAGTCCAGACATAGAAACGTATGCGTGTCTACAATTCGATCAGCACTATATGTCTAAATTGAAGCTAAAGCCTTCACATTTGTGAACCCCCTGCAAAAATCTTCACACTTTGGCCTTGCTGTAGCGTCCACCTGCTTCTGAGTTAGCCAACTTTGCCTTCCCGTTCAAAACTCAGCTCCTCGAAGAACCACGTGGAGGTGAATTGAGGCTTCGTTGCCATTTTGTTGCACTTATAAAACTTTTGCGGCCGTGTAAATTTTTCGCTCTTTGTGAATTGTAGTTCTTCCACCTGTTGCACTTTCTTTCGGTGCGGTGGATAATCAAAGCGTATTGTGGTGCATATGCGGTTTCACACGCGCTCACACCGCAGTCCCTCTGATGTCTGCTTGTTGATTTTCGTGACCTCTCTCTGCCGCCTTGTCCTTCTTGTCGTCGCCGCCCCTATTAGAAAGCAACGGTTTCATCATCGAGGACGCCCTACTTTTTTATTGGACGAAGACAAAACACGGCGTCCCACTTCTTACTTCTTCTTAAAGAGTTTCTTGAAGGAGCTCCGAAAGCCTCCCTTGTCCTGCTTGCGGCTGCGCTCGCTGAAGGGTGTGTGGTGGTGGGTCTCCTCAGCCCCCCACGGCTGCGTGGCCTGGTCCTGACAAGAGCAGTGAGCGCAAAGACGTGGGAGTAAATCTCAAGTCTGAAATCTTCCAACTTTCAAGCTAGTGCCAAGTGACCGGAGCAAAAACTAAACCGGTCtcaatattttcttttgtcttctcCGTGAAACTGACGTCAATTTCAGCAAGGCTACTTTCTGATTtacgcagacatttttttttttaattaaaagaaaataattttttgctgttttattcTCACAGTTGAACCGTGACTCAAGTGGGGCAACAAAAAGAAATTTGTTGTCaaaatttggtgaaaaaaaaacaatcccagtgttcttaactcattcactcccaaagacgtttttaaacgtcttttcagacttggtccataatttgttggtactgaatgagttaagtttgTCTGGATAAAAATGAGCATGCCACTTTGTGCTCCATGGGAAATGAGCAAACGTCATGAGTTCTTCCCCAGACACATTTTCCccaattttttaaattccacGGCAAGAAGATAAACGAAATACACCCACCACATTCTTCAGAATTTAACCATGACTGAAATGATTTGTGATCATTTGTGTAGCCCcatgagagcaaaaaaaaaatctgcaccaaACTTGTGAGCGTTCCATCGTAATTCCTCTTCCGAATTTTTTCTCACGATTATCCCCCAAATGTCTTTGTCGCATCTTTTGTGCTAAAAAATGCAACGATTGATCACGGCCATCGGTGCGTTTCCCCCACCAAACCAAGCAGCCCGTGAAGGTCGTCGCTCGGCTTTTCGCCATCCTTCCTGCTCCCCGGCGAGTTGTGGATCTTGCGAGGTGTGGCGCACCCTCTGCTGCCCTGCCGCTCCAGTTTGGCGTGGCCGCCGTCCATCGCCGCGCTGTCCATCTGCAGGCCATTCAGCGACTGCAAAAGACGGAAAACGTCTCGATGAGTTGCCGAGAATCTTCCGCGGCTGATCTTCTCACCTTGCTTTTTTTGCGCTGGCTGGCCTGAAGGGGGCGCGGTTGAGCGAAATGCATCAGCACAGTCTCGTTCGGGGAAGCGCACCCTCGATTCGGAAGTTTGTTGTACCCTTTGCCCGACGCGTCCCGGTTTGTCGGCACATGGCGCGACGGGGTCGCGGTAGCTTTCGGACACTTGACGAAGGCGATGTCGATGGACGAGTCGGACGAGGCCGAGGAGAAGGGATCTAACGCGGACGCTTCGTGGAGGGAGCTCCTTTCCTCCTCGTACAGACACTCCAGCCCCGGGGGGTCCGGCGGGAGAAGGAACTCCTCCAAGGCGTCGGCCAGAGCCGAGCCCGGCTGGACCTGCCTGAATGCCGAGATTCGCGAAGGCGGATGATGCTGGGAAGAGCGCTCGGATGCTTCGGTTTCGGGAATGCTGCCCAGACCTGCAAGCCAAAAGGTTGGCGAGGTTATTCCgatttttatttcttgatttttttatttttttttacaggtaaCCCAAGAACCTTCCAAACCTGCGGCTTTGTGTTTGCGCAAGTCCAAGTCGTGGCCGTAGTAGTGCAGCTGCGGCGGCGGCCAATCGGCATCGCGGCAGTTGGCTTCGGGCTCCTGCGCTCGATCCCGCTCGTGGAAGCGATGGCCGGACTGGATCTGCTCCAGGAGACGCTGCTTGCTGTGTTTGGCCGGGTTCGTGTGCTCCCTTGTCCACGTTGAACAGCCCACAAAGAACAAGATGGGGGGGgatgagtttttctttttatttacaccaaaaaaaaaaaagttgccttttTCCCGTAGCAAATAACGGGAAGCCGCTATGCGGAACATCGCTAGAACTAATCTGGGAAAGCGCGCAAGAGGCTTTTTGTGAATGCTATGAGAAGTAACCTCAAGATGGGTTGATgacatgatttattcatttttttacctgaacttgcaaacttttcttttttaatggctGCTCTCTTGtcttcagacaaaaaaaaaatatctactgTGTATCATCTGTTGATACAAATATGACAACCAAGGTTATTATAcagcatgaaaaataatgaaaactaaaattgaaaaaaatattttaattttttttttcctctttttttttaaacaaatgataAACCGTTTTtacaaaaggaacaaaaaacgTAATTTTCATGACAAtgtcctttttcatttttgcccACTTAAATGATCAACTTTGGGAGTTgacttttttatgtatttatttttgaacattcTTCTGgaaattttcttcttttttttttttactgtgttgcgTCGCTTCTTGGCAACGAACCATGTGAGCCCCACTGGCTGCGAGGCGGTATGCGTGCTCCCGTGCTTTTCCACTCTGTCTTTTTCTGCTACCGAGTGGCCGGAAATGAAACTTAATGTAGCTTGCTTTGCACTTACAGCAAAGTGATGTTGTGGGGGTAAGGAGATCCTTGAAGGCCGCCTTCCATGCTCCTCAGAAGCTGCTTCATGGACGACCTGCCGCCGGGAGACACGCGCACACGTCGTCCCTATTTTCCTCGCTTTGTGTTTTGCCAGTAAGACGGTTGGGGACCTTTTGACCTCCTGGCGGTTGTGCATCAGGAGCTCCTGGTTGCGCTGGAGGAGGTGCTGCTGCTGGCTGCAGAAGCTGCGGAACTGCTGGATGCACACCAGCAGCAGGTAGTAGTCTGGGTGCGAGGCCTCCGTCTGCCTCAGCAAggcctaaacacacacacagatacatacataaatagaaAAGCATGAATTGTGCTTTTTTGGTCTGTGTTGTGTTTCACCTGCAACAGCTGCAAGTATTCTGGAATCCTCTGCACCGGTTGCAGGAGCAGCGTGTGCAGGGAAGGTTTGGACTCGTCGCCTATGATGTCACTCTTAGAGACGATGAGGCCACCAATCACGGCAAGAGCGGGGCGTGGTCCAAGTTGGCCAATCAGAGACGGAGATGGGGGGATTGATGGAGGGAGAGGGAgcaggtggagggggagagagagatttatttttttgtgtgttgttcgtgatttggtttgttttatgttttggatTACGTGAAAGAAATATGAAAATAGGTTTCAAGTTTAACGAGCAGCCCGCTGGtctagcggttagcacgtcaacctcacagcacagaggtaccgggttcgggttcagttccagctccggcctctctgtgtggagattgcatgttctcccctgtgtgggttttctccgggtactccggtttcctcccacattccaaaaacatgcacggcaggctgattgaacacttcaaattgCCCCCATTGTTCCAATGCGGGGcctgtgttgtgtttttacCTCCAGGAAGGCGGAAGATTTGATGGCGTTGGAGGCCAGCATGGTGACCACGGCCAAGCAGTCGGGCAGCTCCTTGAGGTAGGACACGTACAAGTCCAGGAAGTCACtctgtggtgggtggggggggggggcattccacatccaagtcacacacacagtgcaaagTGTTGGCAActggttagttttttttggggacgAGGGGGATTGTTTCACAACTgtgctggcctttttttttcaggtgaagGATTGTAATTGATTCGAAATAGAGGCGTCAAGACGGCCAAATGTTTGGCTCTATTGCTCGTGATAATTGTCAGTGCATGTattagtatataaataaatgtagaAATCAAAGTTTTatcatttcaggaaaaaaaaagactgcatcaACAGAAGATTACGGCGATGGACTTTGGTCGGTTACGCTACCTCTTTGCTGGTGAGCCTCATGAAGATATCTCCCATGATGCCTTGCCACTGCCGCCTGAGGATGCGGTCTTGCAGGGTGTGCAGCAGGTCCAGGTGTTGCTGGATCAGGAACCTCAGCGAGCTGGGAAACGGACTGTTGCCCGCCCGGGAAAGACATGACATCGTTTTTTGTGAATTGTGGTTCGCTCGCATTTACACTAAATGTGTGATGAACTTTTGTCAAAAGCGGTGTAAAAAACCAATGCGATCGTTATCCAAAGGAATTAAGAATGAGCCCTTGTGCTCTTTGTAAACGCGTGCATGGAGGTTTGAACCACAATGACATGAACAAGCTACAGTGTCTTATTAGATTTTTCAATTTCCTGCCTTCCATTCACTGTCAACGTTCACTTTAGATCTCGGGTGCGCACGGAGGTGTGCCCACGAATCgttaagctgttttcagcagcgaccaacacccccccccccccccaccgtttGTCCTTGGCAGCAAGCGCTTCCGAGCCATTGAAGGAGATGTTGGCCTTCAGTAGCAGAGACAAGTAGGACACGTAGATCCTCTCTGACTCCAGCAGCTCCAAGGCGGCCTTCTGTCTCATACCTgcaagaagaga containing:
- the arhgef33 gene encoding rho guanine nucleotide exchange factor 33, translating into MEDNLQGQDYTENVSPHKKDKEEDKSVQDANMEVAQLQGLVAELREGLHDCLVELCGLHKKDRRLEESLQAHQRDMDDKIMGLKNTLNTFKEELRVAFFHIQDVSKRQQELIKQQEQLQPETPISVPHSKKSSKSNVLSTSEEERLCAAGQSELNIIQRYFGESPHSQSSVVSTQTSTSEQQRRSSSRSPVWGDGRNGREDTETPESLNENSMRQKAALELLESERIYVSYLSLLLKANISFNGSEALAAKDKRPFPSSLRFLIQQHLDLLHTLQDRILRRQWQGIMGDIFMRLTSKESDFLDLYVSYLKELPDCLAVVTMLASNAIKSSAFLESDIIGDESKPSLHTLLLQPVQRIPEYLQLLQALLRQTEASHPDYYLLLVCIQQFRSFCSQQQHLLQRNQELLMHNRQEVKRSSMKQLLRSMEGGLQGSPYPHNITLLEHTNPAKHSKQRLLEQIQSGHRFHERDRAQEPEANCRDADWPPPQLHYYGHDLDLRKHKAAGLGSIPETEASERSSQHHPPSRISAFRQVQPGSALADALEEFLLPPDPPGLECLYEEERSSLHEASALDPFSSASSDSSIDIAFVKCPKATATPSRHVPTNRDASGKGYNKLPNRGCASPNETVLMHFAQPRPLQASQRKKSKSLNGLQMDSAAMDGGHAKLERQGSRGCATPRKIHNSPGSRKDGEKPSDDLHGLLGLDQATQPWGAEETHHHTPFSERSRKQDKGGFRSSFKKLFKKKGGDDKKDKAAERGHENQQADIRGTAV